One genomic window of Arvicola amphibius chromosome 4, mArvAmp1.2, whole genome shotgun sequence includes the following:
- the Fabp6 gene encoding gastrotropin, whose translation MAFSGKFEFESEKNYDEFMKCLGVSEDVTTKARNLKIITEIQQNGQDFTWSQSYSGTNIMTNKFTIGKESEIQTMGGKKFKATLKLENGKVVADFPNFHQTSEIVGDKLVEIFTSGGVTYERISKRLA comes from the exons ATGGCTTTCAGTGGCAAATTTGAATTTGAGAGTGAGAAGAACTATGACGAGTTCATGAAGTGCCTGG GTGTTTCAGAAGACGTGACTACAAAGGCACGGAACCTAAAGATCATCACAGAGATCCAGCAGAACGGACAGGACTTCACTTGGTCCCAGTCTTACTCTGGGACCAACATCATGACCAACAAGTTCACCATTGGCAAAGAAAGTGAAATTCAGACCATGGGAGGCAAGAAGTTCAAG GCTACTCTGAAGCTGGAGAATGGGAAGGTGGTGGCAGACTTCCCCAACTTTCACCAGACCTCGGAGATCGTGGGTGACAAGCTGGTGGAG ATCTTCACCAGTGGGGGTGTGACCTATGAACGAATAAGCAAGAGGCTGGCttga